Proteins found in one Lathamus discolor isolate bLatDis1 chromosome 7, bLatDis1.hap1, whole genome shotgun sequence genomic segment:
- the PHF2 gene encoding lysine-specific demethylase PHF2 isoform X2, whose product MATVPVYCICRLPYDVTRFMIECDACKDWFHGSCVGVEEEEAPDIDIYHCPNCEKTHGKSTLKKKRNWHKHDTGQTTEVKPVQNGSQVFIKELRSRTFPSAEDIVVKVPGSQLTTEYLEENGFAEPILVPKKDGLGLSVPAPTFYVSDVENYVGPERSVDVTDVTKQKDCKMKLKEFVDYYYSTNRKRVLNVTNLEFSDTRMSSFVEPPDIVKKLSWVENYWPDDALLAKPKVTKYCLICVKDSYTDFHIDSGGASAWYHVLKGEKIFYLIKPASANISLYERWQSAANHSEMFFADQVDKCYKCTVKQGQTLFIPSGWIYATLTPVDCLAFAGHFLHSLSVEMQMRAYEVERRLKIVSLTQFPNFETACWYMGKHLLETFKGLHKAGQQPPAHLLQGAKILNGAFRSWTKKQALAEHEDELPENFKPAQLIKDLAKEIRLSENASKASKADTSANTNTEEMCPMEKEEAPSPIQATPPPQPLEKLPKKKTPKTVKTPKQLKPSKPPKLPKPPKPPKPPKTPKVKGEGKKKGKKAKESPPPAIPNLDLLEAHTKEALTKIETPKKGKAAKNVLSAPNKETAAKQNEVEKFEVREQNKSKTEAKWKYKNSKPDSLLKMEEEHKSEKTPLSGNKDNKFTFSFSNKKLLGSKGVKPQLNTSVFGSLQNFKEDKAKPVRDEYEYVSDDGELKIDEFPIRRKKNTTKRELPFLSDKKDTLQHTPVKKPKVESVSYKSDDSSDEDLLHIDTEAKPGRNSKVKKESGSSAGILDLLQASKEVGGLEYNTNSQPPASPSTQEAIQGMLSMANLQSSESCLQPSWGTNQAKNNSISTQNSKKTGGGNNKNTGKRLLKKSTKNNIDIEDYDEDQDHLDACFKDSDYVYPSLESDEDNPVFKSRSKKRKSSDDAPYSPTARVGPSVPRQDRPVREGTRVASIETGLAAAAAKLSQQEEQKGKKKKNTKKKLSTNNVNKPAQEGSSPELKLESHASSLTDHEYTAGASTFGVAQPNRGSQPMAPGVFLTQRRPSSSSQNNASAKGKRTKKGMATAKQRLGKILKIHRNGKLLL is encoded by the exons tgaaaaagaaaagaaattggcATAAACATGATACTGGACAGACGACAGAGGTTAAACCTGTGCAGAACGGGAGCCAAGTCTTCATAAAAGAGCTTCGAAGTCGTACTTTTCCAAG TGCTGAAGATATAGTGGTGAAAGTGCCAGGCAGCCAGCTAACAACAGagtatttggaagaaaatggtTTTGCAGAGCCCATCCTCGTCCCAAAGAAGGATGGCCTGGGTTTGTCTGTACCTGCTCCCACCTTCTACGTCAGCGATGTTGAAAACTATGTTG GACCAGAGAGGAGTGTTGATGTCACTGATGTCACCAAGCAGAAGGACTGCAAGATGAAGCTCAAGGAATTTGTGGATTACTACTacagcacaaacagaaaaagggtCCTCAATGTGACCAATCTGGAGTTCTCGGACACGAG GATGTCCAGTTTTGTAGAGCCTCCAGATATAGTTAAGAAGTTGTCCTGGGTGGAAAACTATTGGCCTGATGATGCTCTTCTGGCTAAACCAAAAGTCACCAAGTACTGCCTGATCTGTGTGAAGGACAGCTACACAGATTTCCATATAGACTCGGGAGGAGCTTCTGCCTGGTACCATGTCCTGAAG GGGGAAAAGATATTTTATCTCATCAAACCAGCCTCtgcaaatatttctctttaTGAACGCTGGCAATCAGCAGCAAACCACAGTGAGATGTTTTTTGCAGACCAAGTAGACAAATGCTACAAATGCACAGTTAAACAAGGACAGACACTCTTCATTCCATCAG GTTGGATTTATGCAACTCTAACACCTGTAGACTGCCTGGCCTTTGCAGGACATTTTCTACATAGTCTAAGTGTTGAAATGCAGATGAG AGCATATGAAGTAGAAAGACGGTTGAAAATTGTTAGTCTGACCCAGTTTCCAAACTTCGAAACTGCATGTTGGTACATGGGGAAGCATCTGCTGGAGACATTCAAAG GTTTGCATAAAGCTGGGCAACAGCCTCCTGCTCATTTACTCCAAGGAGCAAAAATTCTCAATGGTGCTTTCAGGTCATGGACTAAAAAACAG GCTTTAGCAGAGCATGAAGATGAGCTACCAGAAAACTTCAAACCAGCACAACTTATCAAGGACCTTGCCAAAGAAATAAGATTAAGTGAG AATGCTTCAAAAGCCAGCAAAGCAGACACGAGTGCCAACACCAACACCGAGGAGATGTGTCCCATGGAGAAGGAGGAGGCACCATCACCCATCCAAGCAACGCCTCCACCCCAGCCTCTGGAAAAGCTCCCGAAAAAAAAGACTCCCAAAACTGTGAAAACTCCCAAGCAACTGAAGCCATCCAAACCCCCCAAACTTCCCAAACCCCCCAAGCCCCCCAAGCCTCCCAAAACACCGAAAGttaagggagaagggaaaaagaaaggaaagaaggcaaaagagaGTCCCCCACCAGCCATCCCCAATCTGGACTTGCTGGAGGCACACACAAAGGAGGCTTTGACAAAGATTGAGACGCCAAAGAAGGGAAAG gctgCAAAGAACGTTCTAAGTGCTCCCAATAAGGAAACTGCTGCTAAGCAGAATGAGGTGGAGAAATTTGAAGTTCgagagcaaaataaaagcaaaacagaagccaAATGGAAGTACAAG aaCAGTAAACCTGATTCACTTCTAAAGATGGAAGAGGAACACAAATCAGAAAAGACACCTTTATCAGGAAATAAAGACAACAAATTTACATTCTCTTTCTCTAACAAGAAATTGCTTGG TTCAAAGGGAGTCAAACCCCAGCTGAACACCAGTGTGTTTGGGtcactgcagaattttaaaGAAGACAAAGCGAAACCTGTACGTGATGAATATGAATATGTGTCAGATGATGGTGAACTAAAAATTGATGAGTTTCCaatcaggaggaagaaaaacactACAAAAAGAGAACTGCCCT TTCTGTCAGATAAAAAAGACACTCTGCAGCACACTCCTGTTAAGAAGCCAAAGGTGGAGTCGGTATCATACAAG AGTGATGACTCGTCAGATGAAGATTTGCTTCACATTGACACAGAGGCAAAGCCAGGGCGCAATTCCAAAGTAAAGAAAGAGAGTGGAAGTTCAGCGGGAATTCTTGATCTTCTGCAGGCAAGCAAGGAAGTTGGGGGTTTGGAGTATAACACCAACAG TCAGCCACCTGCCTCACCCAGCACGCAGGAAGCGATCCAGGGCATGCTATCCATGGCAAACCTCCAGTCCTCAGAGTCCTGCCTCCAGCCATCGTGGGGAACCAACCAAGCGAAGAATAACTCCATCTCCACACAGAACTCTAAAAAAACAGGTGGtggcaacaacaaaaacaccgGCAAACGGTTactgaagaaaagcacaaagaacAACATCGACATAGAAGATTATGATGAGGACCAGGACCACTTAGATGCCTGTTTTAAAGATTCAGACTATG TTTACCCTTCTCTTGAATCAGATGAAGATAATCCAGTTTTCAAATCCCgatcaaagaaaaggaaaagttcaGATGATGCCCCTTACAGTCCAACTG CACGCGTTGGCCCTTCGGTGCCTCGACAAGACAGACCGGTGCGAGAGGGCACAAGAGTTGCCTCCATTGAAACTGGACTCGCCGCTGCTGCAGCCAAGTTGTCACAGCAG GAGGAAcaaaaaggcaagaagaaaaaaaataccaaaaagaaGCTGTCAACCAACAACGTGAACAAACCGGCTCAGGAAGGCAGCTCGCCAGAGCTGAAGCTGGAGTCACATGCCAGCAGCCTCACAGATCACGAGTACACCGCAGGGGCCAGCACCTTTGGGGTCGCCCAGCCTAACAGGGGATCGCAGCCGATGGCACCCGGTGTTTTCCTCACACAGAGGAGACCCTCATCATCCTCGCAGAACAATGCCTCCGCCAAAG GGAAGCGCACGAAGAAGGGGATGGCCACGGCCAAGCAGCGGCTCGGCAAGATCCTGAAGATCCACCGGAACGGGAAGCTGCTGCTCTag
- the PHF2 gene encoding lysine-specific demethylase PHF2 isoform X1 encodes MATVPVYCICRLPYDVTRFMIECDACKDWFHGSCVGVEEEEAPDIDIYHCPNCEKTHGKSTLKKKRNWHKHDTGQTTEVKPVQNGSQVFIKELRSRTFPSAEDIVVKVPGSQLTTEYLEENGFAEPILVPKKDGLGLSVPAPTFYVSDVENYVGPERSVDVTDVTKQKDCKMKLKEFVDYYYSTNRKRVLNVTNLEFSDTRMSSFVEPPDIVKKLSWVENYWPDDALLAKPKVTKYCLICVKDSYTDFHIDSGGASAWYHVLKGEKIFYLIKPASANISLYERWQSAANHSEMFFADQVDKCYKCTVKQGQTLFIPSGWIYATLTPVDCLAFAGHFLHSLSVEMQMRAYEVERRLKIVSLTQFPNFETACWYMGKHLLETFKGLHKAGQQPPAHLLQGAKILNGAFRSWTKKQALAEHEDELPENFKPAQLIKDLAKEIRLSENASKASKADTSANTNTEEMCPMEKEEAPSPIQATPPPQPLEKLPKKKTPKTVKTPKQLKPSKPPKLPKPPKPPKPPKTPKVKGEGKKKGKKAKESPPPAIPNLDLLEAHTKEALTKIETPKKGKAAKNVLSAPNKETAAKQNEVEKFEVREQNKSKTEAKWKYKNSKPDSLLKMEEEHKSEKTPLSGNKDNKFTFSFSNKKLLGSKGVKPQLNTSVFGSLQNFKEDKAKPVRDEYEYVSDDGELKIDEFPIRRKKNTTKRELPFLSDKKDTLQHTPVKKPKVESVSYKSDDSSDEDLLHIDTEAKPGRNSKVKKESGSSAGILDLLQASKEVGGLEYNTNSQPPASPSTQEAIQGMLSMANLQSSESCLQPSWGTNQAKNNSISTQNSKKTGGGNNKNTGKRLLKKSTKNNIDIEDYDEDQDHLDACFKDSDYVYPSLESDEDNPVFKSRSKKRKSSDDAPYSPTARVGPSVPRQDRPVREGTRVASIETGLAAAAAKLSQQEEQKGKKKKNTKKKLSTNNVNKPAQEGSSPELKLESHASSLTDHEYTAGASTFGVAQPNRGSQPMAPGVFLTQRRPSSSSQNNASAKGLDIGDLGSAGGRKGKKKCGAAMGSARRRGWPRPSSGSARS; translated from the exons tgaaaaagaaaagaaattggcATAAACATGATACTGGACAGACGACAGAGGTTAAACCTGTGCAGAACGGGAGCCAAGTCTTCATAAAAGAGCTTCGAAGTCGTACTTTTCCAAG TGCTGAAGATATAGTGGTGAAAGTGCCAGGCAGCCAGCTAACAACAGagtatttggaagaaaatggtTTTGCAGAGCCCATCCTCGTCCCAAAGAAGGATGGCCTGGGTTTGTCTGTACCTGCTCCCACCTTCTACGTCAGCGATGTTGAAAACTATGTTG GACCAGAGAGGAGTGTTGATGTCACTGATGTCACCAAGCAGAAGGACTGCAAGATGAAGCTCAAGGAATTTGTGGATTACTACTacagcacaaacagaaaaagggtCCTCAATGTGACCAATCTGGAGTTCTCGGACACGAG GATGTCCAGTTTTGTAGAGCCTCCAGATATAGTTAAGAAGTTGTCCTGGGTGGAAAACTATTGGCCTGATGATGCTCTTCTGGCTAAACCAAAAGTCACCAAGTACTGCCTGATCTGTGTGAAGGACAGCTACACAGATTTCCATATAGACTCGGGAGGAGCTTCTGCCTGGTACCATGTCCTGAAG GGGGAAAAGATATTTTATCTCATCAAACCAGCCTCtgcaaatatttctctttaTGAACGCTGGCAATCAGCAGCAAACCACAGTGAGATGTTTTTTGCAGACCAAGTAGACAAATGCTACAAATGCACAGTTAAACAAGGACAGACACTCTTCATTCCATCAG GTTGGATTTATGCAACTCTAACACCTGTAGACTGCCTGGCCTTTGCAGGACATTTTCTACATAGTCTAAGTGTTGAAATGCAGATGAG AGCATATGAAGTAGAAAGACGGTTGAAAATTGTTAGTCTGACCCAGTTTCCAAACTTCGAAACTGCATGTTGGTACATGGGGAAGCATCTGCTGGAGACATTCAAAG GTTTGCATAAAGCTGGGCAACAGCCTCCTGCTCATTTACTCCAAGGAGCAAAAATTCTCAATGGTGCTTTCAGGTCATGGACTAAAAAACAG GCTTTAGCAGAGCATGAAGATGAGCTACCAGAAAACTTCAAACCAGCACAACTTATCAAGGACCTTGCCAAAGAAATAAGATTAAGTGAG AATGCTTCAAAAGCCAGCAAAGCAGACACGAGTGCCAACACCAACACCGAGGAGATGTGTCCCATGGAGAAGGAGGAGGCACCATCACCCATCCAAGCAACGCCTCCACCCCAGCCTCTGGAAAAGCTCCCGAAAAAAAAGACTCCCAAAACTGTGAAAACTCCCAAGCAACTGAAGCCATCCAAACCCCCCAAACTTCCCAAACCCCCCAAGCCCCCCAAGCCTCCCAAAACACCGAAAGttaagggagaagggaaaaagaaaggaaagaaggcaaaagagaGTCCCCCACCAGCCATCCCCAATCTGGACTTGCTGGAGGCACACACAAAGGAGGCTTTGACAAAGATTGAGACGCCAAAGAAGGGAAAG gctgCAAAGAACGTTCTAAGTGCTCCCAATAAGGAAACTGCTGCTAAGCAGAATGAGGTGGAGAAATTTGAAGTTCgagagcaaaataaaagcaaaacagaagccaAATGGAAGTACAAG aaCAGTAAACCTGATTCACTTCTAAAGATGGAAGAGGAACACAAATCAGAAAAGACACCTTTATCAGGAAATAAAGACAACAAATTTACATTCTCTTTCTCTAACAAGAAATTGCTTGG TTCAAAGGGAGTCAAACCCCAGCTGAACACCAGTGTGTTTGGGtcactgcagaattttaaaGAAGACAAAGCGAAACCTGTACGTGATGAATATGAATATGTGTCAGATGATGGTGAACTAAAAATTGATGAGTTTCCaatcaggaggaagaaaaacactACAAAAAGAGAACTGCCCT TTCTGTCAGATAAAAAAGACACTCTGCAGCACACTCCTGTTAAGAAGCCAAAGGTGGAGTCGGTATCATACAAG AGTGATGACTCGTCAGATGAAGATTTGCTTCACATTGACACAGAGGCAAAGCCAGGGCGCAATTCCAAAGTAAAGAAAGAGAGTGGAAGTTCAGCGGGAATTCTTGATCTTCTGCAGGCAAGCAAGGAAGTTGGGGGTTTGGAGTATAACACCAACAG TCAGCCACCTGCCTCACCCAGCACGCAGGAAGCGATCCAGGGCATGCTATCCATGGCAAACCTCCAGTCCTCAGAGTCCTGCCTCCAGCCATCGTGGGGAACCAACCAAGCGAAGAATAACTCCATCTCCACACAGAACTCTAAAAAAACAGGTGGtggcaacaacaaaaacaccgGCAAACGGTTactgaagaaaagcacaaagaacAACATCGACATAGAAGATTATGATGAGGACCAGGACCACTTAGATGCCTGTTTTAAAGATTCAGACTATG TTTACCCTTCTCTTGAATCAGATGAAGATAATCCAGTTTTCAAATCCCgatcaaagaaaaggaaaagttcaGATGATGCCCCTTACAGTCCAACTG CACGCGTTGGCCCTTCGGTGCCTCGACAAGACAGACCGGTGCGAGAGGGCACAAGAGTTGCCTCCATTGAAACTGGACTCGCCGCTGCTGCAGCCAAGTTGTCACAGCAG GAGGAAcaaaaaggcaagaagaaaaaaaataccaaaaagaaGCTGTCAACCAACAACGTGAACAAACCGGCTCAGGAAGGCAGCTCGCCAGAGCTGAAGCTGGAGTCACATGCCAGCAGCCTCACAGATCACGAGTACACCGCAGGGGCCAGCACCTTTGGGGTCGCCCAGCCTAACAGGGGATCGCAGCCGATGGCACCCGGTGTTTTCCTCACACAGAGGAGACCCTCATCATCCTCGCAGAACAATGCCTCCGCCAAAG GGCTGGACATAGGTGATCTCGGTAGTGCTGGAGGAAGAAAGGGCAAGAAGAAATGTGGAGCTGCAATG GGAAGCGCACGAAGAAGGGGATGGCCACGGCCAAGCAGCGGCTCGGCAAGATCCTGA
- the PHF2 gene encoding lysine-specific demethylase PHF2 isoform X3 — protein MATVPVYCICRLPYDVTRFMIECDACKDWFHGSCVGVEEEEAPDIDIYHCPNCEKTHGKSTLKKKRNWHKHDTGQTTEVKPVQNGSQVFIKELRSRTFPSAEDIVVKVPGSQLTTEYLEENGFAEPILVPKKDGLGLSVPAPTFYVSDVENYVGPERSVDVTDVTKQKDCKMKLKEFVDYYYSTNRKRVLNVTNLEFSDTRMSSFVEPPDIVKKLSWVENYWPDDALLAKPKVTKYCLICVKDSYTDFHIDSGGASAWYHVLKGEKIFYLIKPASANISLYERWQSAANHSEMFFADQVDKCYKCTVKQGQTLFIPSGWIYATLTPVDCLAFAGHFLHSLSVEMQMRAYEVERRLKIVSLTQFPNFETACWYMGKHLLETFKGLHKAGQQPPAHLLQGAKILNGAFRSWTKKQALAEHEDELPENFKPAQLIKDLAKEIRLSENASKASKADTSANTNTEEMCPMEKEEAPSPIQATPPPQPLEKLPKKKTPKTVKTPKQLKPSKPPKLPKPPKPPKPPKTPKVKGEGKKKGKKAKESPPPAIPNLDLLEAHTKEALTKIETPKKGKAAKNVLSAPNKETAAKQNEVEKFEVREQNKSKTEAKWKYKNSKPDSLLKMEEEHKSEKTPLSGNKDNKFTFSFSNKKLLGSKGVKPQLNTSVFGSLQNFKEDKAKPVRDEYEYVSDDGELKIDEFPIRRKKNTTKRELPFLSDKKDTLQHTPVKKPKVESVSYKSDDSSDEDLLHIDTEAKPGRNSKVKKESGSSAGILDLLQASKEVGGLEYNTNSQPPASPSTQEAIQGMLSMANLQSSESCLQPSWGTNQAKNNSISTQNSKKTGGGNNKNTGKRLLKKSTKNNIDIEDYDEDQDHLDACFKDSDYVYPSLESDEDNPVFKSRSKKRKSSDDAPYSPTARVGPSVPRQDRPVREGTRVASIETGLAAAAAKLSQQGSARRRGWPRPSSGSARS, from the exons tgaaaaagaaaagaaattggcATAAACATGATACTGGACAGACGACAGAGGTTAAACCTGTGCAGAACGGGAGCCAAGTCTTCATAAAAGAGCTTCGAAGTCGTACTTTTCCAAG TGCTGAAGATATAGTGGTGAAAGTGCCAGGCAGCCAGCTAACAACAGagtatttggaagaaaatggtTTTGCAGAGCCCATCCTCGTCCCAAAGAAGGATGGCCTGGGTTTGTCTGTACCTGCTCCCACCTTCTACGTCAGCGATGTTGAAAACTATGTTG GACCAGAGAGGAGTGTTGATGTCACTGATGTCACCAAGCAGAAGGACTGCAAGATGAAGCTCAAGGAATTTGTGGATTACTACTacagcacaaacagaaaaagggtCCTCAATGTGACCAATCTGGAGTTCTCGGACACGAG GATGTCCAGTTTTGTAGAGCCTCCAGATATAGTTAAGAAGTTGTCCTGGGTGGAAAACTATTGGCCTGATGATGCTCTTCTGGCTAAACCAAAAGTCACCAAGTACTGCCTGATCTGTGTGAAGGACAGCTACACAGATTTCCATATAGACTCGGGAGGAGCTTCTGCCTGGTACCATGTCCTGAAG GGGGAAAAGATATTTTATCTCATCAAACCAGCCTCtgcaaatatttctctttaTGAACGCTGGCAATCAGCAGCAAACCACAGTGAGATGTTTTTTGCAGACCAAGTAGACAAATGCTACAAATGCACAGTTAAACAAGGACAGACACTCTTCATTCCATCAG GTTGGATTTATGCAACTCTAACACCTGTAGACTGCCTGGCCTTTGCAGGACATTTTCTACATAGTCTAAGTGTTGAAATGCAGATGAG AGCATATGAAGTAGAAAGACGGTTGAAAATTGTTAGTCTGACCCAGTTTCCAAACTTCGAAACTGCATGTTGGTACATGGGGAAGCATCTGCTGGAGACATTCAAAG GTTTGCATAAAGCTGGGCAACAGCCTCCTGCTCATTTACTCCAAGGAGCAAAAATTCTCAATGGTGCTTTCAGGTCATGGACTAAAAAACAG GCTTTAGCAGAGCATGAAGATGAGCTACCAGAAAACTTCAAACCAGCACAACTTATCAAGGACCTTGCCAAAGAAATAAGATTAAGTGAG AATGCTTCAAAAGCCAGCAAAGCAGACACGAGTGCCAACACCAACACCGAGGAGATGTGTCCCATGGAGAAGGAGGAGGCACCATCACCCATCCAAGCAACGCCTCCACCCCAGCCTCTGGAAAAGCTCCCGAAAAAAAAGACTCCCAAAACTGTGAAAACTCCCAAGCAACTGAAGCCATCCAAACCCCCCAAACTTCCCAAACCCCCCAAGCCCCCCAAGCCTCCCAAAACACCGAAAGttaagggagaagggaaaaagaaaggaaagaaggcaaaagagaGTCCCCCACCAGCCATCCCCAATCTGGACTTGCTGGAGGCACACACAAAGGAGGCTTTGACAAAGATTGAGACGCCAAAGAAGGGAAAG gctgCAAAGAACGTTCTAAGTGCTCCCAATAAGGAAACTGCTGCTAAGCAGAATGAGGTGGAGAAATTTGAAGTTCgagagcaaaataaaagcaaaacagaagccaAATGGAAGTACAAG aaCAGTAAACCTGATTCACTTCTAAAGATGGAAGAGGAACACAAATCAGAAAAGACACCTTTATCAGGAAATAAAGACAACAAATTTACATTCTCTTTCTCTAACAAGAAATTGCTTGG TTCAAAGGGAGTCAAACCCCAGCTGAACACCAGTGTGTTTGGGtcactgcagaattttaaaGAAGACAAAGCGAAACCTGTACGTGATGAATATGAATATGTGTCAGATGATGGTGAACTAAAAATTGATGAGTTTCCaatcaggaggaagaaaaacactACAAAAAGAGAACTGCCCT TTCTGTCAGATAAAAAAGACACTCTGCAGCACACTCCTGTTAAGAAGCCAAAGGTGGAGTCGGTATCATACAAG AGTGATGACTCGTCAGATGAAGATTTGCTTCACATTGACACAGAGGCAAAGCCAGGGCGCAATTCCAAAGTAAAGAAAGAGAGTGGAAGTTCAGCGGGAATTCTTGATCTTCTGCAGGCAAGCAAGGAAGTTGGGGGTTTGGAGTATAACACCAACAG TCAGCCACCTGCCTCACCCAGCACGCAGGAAGCGATCCAGGGCATGCTATCCATGGCAAACCTCCAGTCCTCAGAGTCCTGCCTCCAGCCATCGTGGGGAACCAACCAAGCGAAGAATAACTCCATCTCCACACAGAACTCTAAAAAAACAGGTGGtggcaacaacaaaaacaccgGCAAACGGTTactgaagaaaagcacaaagaacAACATCGACATAGAAGATTATGATGAGGACCAGGACCACTTAGATGCCTGTTTTAAAGATTCAGACTATG TTTACCCTTCTCTTGAATCAGATGAAGATAATCCAGTTTTCAAATCCCgatcaaagaaaaggaaaagttcaGATGATGCCCCTTACAGTCCAACTG CACGCGTTGGCCCTTCGGTGCCTCGACAAGACAGACCGGTGCGAGAGGGCACAAGAGTTGCCTCCATTGAAACTGGACTCGCCGCTGCTGCAGCCAAGTTGTCACAGCAG GGAAGCGCACGAAGAAGGGGATGGCCACGGCCAAGCAGCGGCTCGGCAAGATCCTGA